TTTCGAGCGCGCCGACGCGCGGTTGCTCCGTATTCGAAGTTCAAAGTCGGTGCCGCCTTGCTTACGAAGCCGGGGAAAATCATCACCGGCGCGAATGTGGAGAGTGCCAGTTACGGTTTGACCTGTTGCGCGGAGCGAGTGGCGCTCTTCAAGGCGTTGACCGAAGGCCACACGCACTTTGCTGCCATTGCCGTCGTGGCGCGCGTGCCGGGAGGACCGATGCCGTGCGGTGCCTGCCGGCAGCTTTTGGCGGAATATGCGGCGGACGCGGTGGTGTTGGTCGCAGACAGCCGGTCGTTGCGCCAGATAAGGCGGTTTTCAGTAAGGAATTTGTTGCCGGCTGCGTTTGTCAAAGTTCCGAGACGGTCTGCGTGAGGAAAGCTTTGAAAGAACAGCTTCAGTGACTTACAAGTAATGAGTTGATGATGAAGTCTGAGTTTGTATTTGCCTTGGAGAACGCCGCCTGGCCCGCGTTTCTAGTGGATGAGGCCGGGACGATACGCCGAGTTAATCAAGCGGCGGTGAAAGCTTTTGGCGCGGTTCTGGAAGGCGAGTTTGCGTTGCTCTCGGCGATCTGGTCGCCGGCCAATGAAGGCACGGCGGAACAATTTTTGGCGCGTTGGGAACGTTCTCCTTCAGCCACGGTTTCGCTTAAATTCTCCAGCAAAGGTGGAATCACCACCGGATACCTGACCCACATTTGTTCCGCGACCTGGGGCCAACAAAAGCATTTCGTGTTTCAACTCTTGGCGGAAACTGACGCTGGCCCTGGGCTTCAAGCCGCTGCTCTGGAAACCAAAGTCCTGAACCTCGAAGCCAGCGTGGCGCACAAACAGAAACTGGACTGCGCCTTGCAACTGGCACGCACGGTGGCGTTGGACTTCAACAATGCACTGACCAGCATCCTCGGGCACACTTCGCTCGTTTTAAGCCGGATGCCTCCCAACGATCCCTGGCGCGCTTCCTTGATGGAGGTGGAGAAATCGGCCGCCAAGGCGGCGGAGATTGCCAGCGACCTTGGCA
This DNA window, taken from Verrucomicrobiota bacterium, encodes the following:
- a CDS encoding cytidine deaminase; protein product: MANISKKDLIEAAFRARRRAVAPYSKFKVGAALLTKPGKIITGANVESASYGLTCCAERVALFKALTEGHTHFAAIAVVARVPGGPMPCGACRQLLAEYAADAVVLVADSRSLRQIRRFSVRNLLPAAFVKVPRRSA